A genomic window from Terriglobia bacterium includes:
- a CDS encoding M48 family metallopeptidase encodes MKRALAFIVIVVIAALAIYVSQRRQRSAPVSANPIVDIVADVQRDVTRVPMKLTRISDEQEIRIGDELAAQYATDSGRFTPEQAALQRYIQKVGGKLAAKAHRKLPFKFHLVADDNLINAFALPGGQVYIGTGMLNMMTSEDELAAVLGHEIEHVDHYHCAERVQIEAHMRKVNLEVLGELAKIPLAVWQTGYNKDEELEADREGIRLAVAAGYSPYGALQMFEQLAKLHSEYVIHAKSPEQELSEVAIQGLTGYFRSHPLPSERLAQAKTIIREGHWQNRKELMPFRIEYEVKAK; translated from the coding sequence ATGAAGCGTGCCTTGGCGTTCATCGTCATCGTCGTGATCGCAGCTCTTGCGATTTACGTTTCGCAACGGCGACAACGAAGTGCTCCGGTATCTGCGAATCCCATTGTTGATATCGTTGCCGATGTGCAGCGGGATGTGACTCGCGTTCCGATGAAGCTGACGCGAATCTCGGACGAGCAGGAGATCCGAATTGGGGACGAGCTTGCGGCGCAATATGCGACCGATAGCGGCAGATTCACGCCGGAGCAGGCAGCGCTGCAGCGGTATATCCAGAAGGTCGGCGGTAAACTGGCGGCGAAAGCGCATCGGAAGCTGCCTTTCAAATTTCACCTGGTTGCCGACGACAATCTGATCAACGCTTTCGCGCTCCCTGGCGGGCAAGTGTATATCGGAACCGGCATGCTCAATATGATGACGAGCGAGGACGAACTGGCCGCGGTGCTCGGGCACGAGATTGAGCATGTCGACCACTATCACTGCGCCGAACGAGTGCAGATCGAAGCGCACATGCGCAAGGTCAACCTCGAGGTCCTTGGTGAACTGGCAAAGATCCCGCTGGCGGTCTGGCAGACCGGATACAACAAGGACGAAGAGCTGGAGGCGGACCGCGAGGGGATCAGGCTGGCGGTGGCAGCCGGTTATTCTCCCTACGGCGCACTGCAGATGTTCGAGCAACTGGCGAAGCTGCACAGCGAATATGTCATCCACGCAAAATCGCCCGAGCAGGAATTGTCGGAGGTCGCGATCCAGGGATTAACCGGATATTTCCGCTCTCATCCGTTGCCTTCGGAGCGACTGGCGCAAGCGAAAACCATCATTCGTGAAGGGCACTGGCAAAACCGTAAGGAACTGATGCCCTTCCGGATCGAGTATGAAGTGAAGGCAAAGTAA
- a CDS encoding sigma-70 family RNA polymerase sigma factor, protein MVSSGQTAEPARISTAVRSACDRLFETSQAARYGLSPDSFRTTLADIVEQYAPAASENEVVRFLDTLKAEELALARGCVEGNEFSWQTFLSRYRASLYGAAYSIAKEESIARELADSLYAELYGLPNESGRRISKLQYYKGRGSLEGWLRTVVAQEFVNRYRRTRHEVSLEEKVEAGAQFSATDIRGSESIADPRVSKAVAFALGELETESRLILNSYYLDGRTLAEIGRVFHVHESTISRKLERATKALRKMIKKQLLAQGMGGRQADELMQETDVRDLNVNIRENLQQESSKTAFYKSTEE, encoded by the coding sequence ATGGTCTCCTCTGGCCAGACCGCTGAACCTGCCCGGATATCCACCGCGGTGCGCTCCGCCTGCGACCGCCTATTCGAGACCTCTCAGGCCGCGCGCTACGGCTTGAGTCCAGACTCTTTTCGCACGACCCTCGCCGATATCGTGGAGCAGTACGCTCCCGCCGCAAGCGAAAACGAAGTGGTCCGGTTCCTGGATACGCTGAAAGCGGAAGAATTGGCACTCGCGCGCGGATGCGTTGAAGGAAACGAATTCTCATGGCAGACCTTCTTGTCCAGATACCGCGCTTCGCTGTACGGAGCGGCCTACTCGATTGCCAAAGAAGAGAGCATTGCCCGCGAACTCGCCGACTCCCTGTACGCCGAACTCTATGGCCTTCCAAACGAATCCGGCCGCCGCATTTCAAAGCTGCAGTACTACAAGGGACGAGGTTCGCTCGAAGGCTGGCTTCGTACCGTGGTCGCGCAGGAGTTCGTCAATCGTTACCGTCGGACCCGTCATGAGGTTAGCCTCGAAGAAAAGGTAGAGGCGGGCGCACAGTTCTCTGCAACCGATATTCGTGGAAGTGAGTCGATTGCCGATCCGCGAGTCAGCAAGGCAGTCGCTTTCGCCTTGGGCGAACTGGAGACTGAGTCCCGGCTGATCCTGAATTCCTACTACCTCGACGGCCGCACGCTGGCTGAGATTGGACGCGTCTTTCACGTGCATGAGTCGACGATCAGCCGAAAACTCGAAAGGGCGACCAAGGCTCTCCGCAAGATGATAAAAAAGCAACTTCTCGCCCAGGGGATGGGCGGTCGTCAGGCGGACGAGTTGATGCAGGAAACCGACGTTCGCGATTTGAACGTAAATATTCGCGAGAATCTACAGCAAGAATCGAGCAAAACCGCGTTCTATAAGAGCACGGAAGAGTAG
- a CDS encoding DUF6569 family protein, with protein MVSRTGFWIVLSVLVLVPCLALAGNPGSRYSVLPPIQSGNLAIYPVTSTTTHNTSAFLTLDEGVRNGSVVITEAGQVSGLIRRPGQRPMNTGGEVNRLVLINKSDRPLLLLAGEIVTGGKQDRVIGADRIVPPNSEPVDLSVFCVEPGRWVAKSENFSSFHGMAQPSVRIPAMAAKSQAEVWDNVRQSNQNAAIAVPRAGAALGGTTSYAGVMGSGEVQQRIESVVAPIDRDYGKLIRQLKAQNAVGVVVAVNGRLLWADVFASEELLEDYWPKLIRSYAAEAITGGVYKGAAGQMSAQQFIESLSGTREVTETDPGVFRRSEITGEGYKVFTLTSLLPKTDFTVHLAKMTEERRGRVVPAIE; from the coding sequence ATGGTTTCACGAACGGGTTTTTGGATCGTTCTCTCGGTCCTTGTGTTGGTTCCGTGCCTCGCGCTCGCCGGCAATCCGGGCTCGAGATACAGTGTGCTGCCGCCAATTCAGAGCGGCAATCTCGCAATCTACCCGGTCACTTCGACAACAACTCACAACACTAGCGCGTTTCTGACGCTCGATGAGGGAGTTCGTAATGGTTCGGTCGTGATCACCGAAGCGGGCCAGGTTTCAGGACTGATTCGCCGGCCGGGGCAACGTCCGATGAATACAGGCGGGGAGGTGAACCGGCTCGTGCTGATCAACAAATCGGATCGGCCGCTTTTGCTGCTTGCGGGCGAAATCGTGACCGGGGGCAAACAGGATCGAGTGATCGGAGCGGACAGGATCGTTCCGCCAAACAGCGAACCGGTGGACCTGTCGGTCTTTTGCGTTGAACCGGGACGTTGGGTGGCAAAGAGCGAGAACTTTTCCTCTTTTCACGGAATGGCACAGCCAAGCGTCCGAATTCCCGCGATGGCGGCGAAGAGCCAGGCTGAAGTGTGGGATAACGTTCGGCAGTCGAATCAAAATGCAGCAATCGCCGTCCCGAGAGCTGGTGCAGCGCTTGGCGGGACAACTTCGTATGCCGGCGTCATGGGAAGCGGCGAAGTGCAGCAGAGGATCGAATCGGTGGTCGCGCCGATCGACCGAGATTACGGAAAGCTGATCCGTCAGCTTAAAGCGCAGAACGCTGTTGGCGTAGTAGTCGCAGTCAACGGGCGCCTGCTTTGGGCAGATGTTTTTGCGAGCGAAGAACTCCTGGAGGATTACTGGCCGAAGCTGATTCGCTCGTATGCTGCCGAGGCAATAACCGGGGGAGTTTATAAGGGGGCTGCGGGACAGATGAGCGCGCAACAGTTCATCGAGTCACTCAGTGGAACTCGTGAGGTGACGGAGACCGACCCCGGCGTATTTCGGCGATCGGAGATTACGGGCGAAGGCTACAAGGTCTTTACGCTCACGTCATTGCTGCCGAAGACGGACTTCACCGTCCATCTGGCGAAGATGACGGAGGAGCGACGCGGGCGCGTTGTGCCAGCAATTGAATAA
- a CDS encoding DUF1003 domain-containing protein, producing MACSADVLQQVPLFSGLDEDEAGVLASQVEMKTFAPRQRIYKMGSPSDRAYVLVSGSVRVTTVDEDGQEVVVDEPARGDFFGFASMLDQTPHQTEAIALEECVCVEVDRSDILVLLQRKPHAGMDMLAVLGRQFHNSQHLVRIRANRNPNDLIEEHATLGERVADTVASFGGSWTFIIVFGVFMVGYTSTNIALSRSAWDPYPFILLNLFLSMLAALQAPVIMMSQNRQDKKDRLRGELDYDVNRRAHTEIQGLAHKLNLLGDRLGDVEELLREKRAND from the coding sequence ATGGCTTGCAGCGCAGACGTCTTACAGCAGGTTCCTCTCTTTTCCGGCCTCGATGAAGATGAAGCCGGAGTACTGGCCAGCCAGGTTGAGATGAAAACTTTCGCTCCGCGACAGCGTATCTACAAGATGGGCTCACCATCTGATCGCGCCTACGTCCTCGTGTCAGGCAGCGTTCGTGTGACTACCGTGGACGAAGATGGCCAGGAGGTCGTCGTCGACGAGCCCGCCCGCGGCGATTTCTTCGGTTTCGCCTCCATGCTCGACCAGACCCCACACCAGACGGAGGCCATTGCATTGGAAGAGTGCGTCTGCGTCGAGGTCGACCGCAGCGACATCCTTGTCCTTCTTCAAAGAAAGCCGCATGCCGGCATGGACATGCTCGCCGTTCTGGGTCGCCAATTTCACAACTCGCAGCACCTCGTCCGTATTCGCGCTAACCGTAACCCCAACGATTTGATCGAAGAACACGCAACCCTCGGGGAGCGGGTTGCCGACACAGTCGCGTCCTTCGGTGGTTCATGGACGTTCATAATCGTGTTCGGCGTCTTTATGGTCGGCTATACGAGCACCAATATCGCCCTCAGCCGATCCGCGTGGGACCCGTACCCGTTCATTCTTCTCAACCTGTTCCTCTCGATGCTCGCGGCCCTTCAGGCGCCGGTCATCATGATGAGCCAAAACCGGCAGGACAAGAAGGATCGGCTGCGGGGCGAACTCGACTACGACGTCAACCGCCGTGCTCACACCGAAATCCAGGGCCTCGCCCACAAACTCAACCTCCTTGGCGACAGGTTGGGGGACGTCGAGGAATTGCTGCGCGAAAAACGGGCGAACGATTAG
- a CDS encoding patatin-like phospholipase family protein, protein MKRTLWLFLLLLFSFLNLGAHAQGPSATETSNVIRKRPRIALVLDAGGALGLAHIGVIQWMEEHRIPVDYVAGTSMGALIGGAYATGMNSADLKKLIGSIDWANTVFNGEPQYRDLTFRLKQDQHDYPNGLELGLNHGIRMPAGLNSGMNVDRVITSFALPYSTVTNFDELPIPFRCVATDLNSGELHIFKDGVLGDALRASMSVPAVFQPVRIGNSLYVDGTLLDPLPTDVGRQMGGDVVIAVFLESYVKNKAPQSPFGALFRSLEAVTLNSEERAMQAADVVIKVPVLDLTNLDYEKWQELVDRGYRGGERNSAAVSKYALSESEWKDYLAERKSRKKAMPILRKVQFNGDTLAATSRGLSGLEGKPLDSGQVDENMRVIAGESCWSRIEPTLSMDQEGSAVLNFRASVKEEGPILVKPLVLLDGSDYNNVRFSVGARVVTPGVVASGGELRTDFMLGSSYMFGTEYILRLVGSSHWFTATSAAIGNAPQDFYSSHGKFSEYRKIETSGEFDLGYTFNRWSEVRAGFQVGWLKYSNEMGAAVVPPAFKGIQRSARLRYTFDQLDDPVVPRRGVGVDTLFAYYERRAGTAESVPSLEVKLQGFRPITEKGAVYAIGSAGSTFGVTDTGFPMFSLGSSTRLAAYGTNEILTNQYWLVQTGYLHKLAALPPMAGKNLYLTSGVEIGKSFYTNTVSSLPMDIRVAILAQTLLGPVQVGTAFGDTGHRKFFFQIGRVF, encoded by the coding sequence ATGAAAAGGACCTTGTGGCTGTTCCTTCTGCTGCTGTTTTCATTCCTAAATCTCGGCGCGCATGCGCAGGGACCCTCTGCAACTGAAACGTCGAATGTCATTCGAAAACGTCCGCGAATTGCCCTTGTACTCGATGCGGGTGGGGCTTTGGGGTTGGCTCACATCGGCGTCATTCAGTGGATGGAAGAACACCGAATTCCGGTGGACTACGTCGCTGGAACGAGCATGGGCGCGCTGATCGGCGGCGCATACGCGACGGGAATGAACTCGGCCGATTTGAAAAAACTTATCGGATCAATCGACTGGGCGAACACTGTATTTAACGGAGAACCCCAATACCGCGATCTAACATTTCGGCTCAAGCAAGACCAGCACGACTACCCCAATGGGCTGGAACTCGGCCTTAATCACGGCATTCGTATGCCGGCTGGACTCAACTCCGGGATGAATGTCGATCGCGTGATCACCAGCTTCGCTTTGCCGTATTCGACTGTCACGAATTTCGACGAACTGCCGATTCCTTTCCGCTGCGTCGCGACTGATTTGAACAGCGGAGAACTTCACATTTTCAAAGACGGAGTGCTGGGCGACGCGCTGCGGGCAAGCATGTCGGTGCCGGCGGTATTTCAGCCGGTGAGAATCGGCAATAGCCTCTACGTCGATGGAACGCTCCTGGATCCGCTGCCAACAGACGTCGGCCGTCAAATGGGCGGAGACGTGGTGATAGCGGTGTTTTTGGAGTCGTACGTGAAGAACAAGGCACCGCAATCACCTTTCGGGGCACTCTTCCGCAGCCTGGAAGCGGTGACGCTCAACAGTGAAGAGCGTGCCATGCAGGCGGCCGATGTCGTCATCAAGGTCCCGGTACTCGATTTGACAAACCTGGATTACGAGAAGTGGCAGGAACTGGTGGATCGCGGATACCGCGGAGGGGAGAGAAATTCAGCGGCTGTGTCGAAATATGCACTGAGCGAATCGGAGTGGAAGGACTACCTGGCCGAGCGCAAGTCGCGTAAGAAAGCTATGCCGATATTGCGCAAGGTGCAATTCAATGGCGACACACTTGCAGCAACCAGCCGCGGACTCTCTGGGCTGGAAGGCAAGCCACTGGATTCTGGCCAGGTTGATGAGAACATGAGGGTCATCGCGGGAGAGAGCTGCTGGTCGCGAATCGAACCGACGCTCAGCATGGATCAAGAGGGCTCCGCGGTACTCAATTTCCGTGCCAGCGTGAAGGAGGAGGGCCCAATTCTGGTGAAGCCGCTGGTTCTGCTGGATGGCTCGGACTACAACAACGTTCGGTTCTCTGTGGGAGCCAGGGTCGTCACGCCGGGAGTAGTGGCGAGCGGCGGTGAGTTGCGAACGGATTTCATGCTGGGATCGAGCTATATGTTCGGGACTGAGTACATCTTGCGGCTCGTGGGATCCAGCCACTGGTTCACGGCAACGAGCGCGGCGATAGGAAATGCGCCGCAGGACTTTTATTCCAGCCATGGGAAGTTCTCGGAATATCGCAAGATCGAGACCTCCGGCGAGTTCGACCTCGGGTATACGTTCAATCGCTGGAGTGAGGTACGGGCAGGGTTCCAGGTCGGCTGGCTGAAGTACTCCAACGAGATGGGTGCCGCCGTCGTTCCCCCGGCGTTTAAGGGAATTCAGCGATCCGCTCGGTTGAGGTACACATTTGATCAACTCGATGATCCGGTGGTTCCTAGGCGCGGTGTGGGTGTCGACACGCTGTTCGCCTACTATGAGCGGCGTGCCGGGACGGCAGAATCGGTTCCGAGCCTGGAAGTGAAACTCCAGGGCTTCCGGCCAATTACCGAGAAGGGTGCGGTCTATGCGATCGGATCGGCTGGATCCACCTTCGGAGTTACAGATACGGGGTTCCCGATGTTTTCGCTTGGGTCGTCAACGCGGCTCGCTGCGTACGGCACCAACGAAATCCTGACGAACCAGTACTGGCTGGTGCAGACCGGCTATCTGCATAAGTTGGCCGCCTTGCCTCCAATGGCGGGCAAAAACCTGTATCTCACGTCCGGCGTTGAGATCGGGAAGTCGTTCTATACGAATACGGTCAGCAGTCTGCCGATGGATATTCGTGTAGCGATTCTTGCTCAGACGCTGCTCGGTCCGGTGCAGGTGGGGACTGCTTTTGGCGACACCGGCCACCGGAAGTTCTTTTTCCAGATCGGGCGCGTCTTCTAG
- the proC gene encoding pyrroline-5-carboxylate reductase: MKSLLKMRVAVLGTGKIATILLQAMFDKQLLTPRNVHGTVQHSEKLRAIRKDLGITASTDNVAAVRDADIVLICVKPQTVGQVLEQVAPVVTSKQVLISVAASVPTDAMERRLPIEARIIRAMPNTPAMLGSGMTAICKGKHAQAGDLELARALFDTVGRTVVVDEKHMDAVTGLSASGPAFIYIILESLAEAGVKLGLPRDLATLLAAQTTLGASRMVLETGNHPALLKDAVTTPAGCTIDGILELEEGKLRVTLIKAVVKAAQRAKELVFS, translated from the coding sequence ATGAAAAGCCTTTTGAAGATGCGTGTCGCCGTTCTCGGCACCGGAAAGATCGCAACTATCCTGTTGCAGGCGATGTTCGACAAGCAACTGTTGACACCCAGGAACGTGCATGGCACGGTACAGCACTCGGAGAAACTGCGGGCGATCAGGAAAGATCTAGGCATTACAGCCAGCACTGATAATGTTGCCGCGGTGCGCGATGCCGATATCGTGCTGATTTGCGTGAAGCCGCAGACCGTGGGTCAGGTTCTGGAGCAGGTCGCCCCGGTAGTGACCAGCAAACAGGTGCTCATTTCGGTTGCTGCCTCGGTACCGACGGACGCCATGGAACGGCGGTTGCCGATCGAAGCGCGCATCATTCGCGCGATGCCGAATACGCCGGCGATGCTTGGCAGTGGGATGACCGCGATTTGCAAGGGCAAGCACGCGCAAGCCGGAGACCTCGAACTGGCGCGTGCACTGTTCGATACGGTTGGGCGTACCGTGGTCGTGGACGAGAAGCACATGGATGCAGTGACCGGACTCTCCGCCAGCGGCCCGGCCTTCATTTACATCATCCTGGAGTCGCTTGCAGAAGCCGGCGTGAAGCTTGGCCTGCCGCGCGACCTTGCGACTCTACTGGCAGCGCAGACCACGCTGGGAGCCTCTCGGATGGTGCTCGAAACCGGCAATCATCCGGCGCTCCTAAAGGACGCAGTGACCACTCCAGCAGGATGCACGATCGACGGTATTCTCGAACTCGAGGAAGGGAAGCTGCGTGTCACCTTAATTAAGGCGGTAGTTAAGGCGGCGCAGCGGGCCAAGGAACTGGTGTTTAGCTGA
- a CDS encoding RNase adapter RapZ gives MDVLKQLFEQHFHSPAERVQPLQGQLGGSGRKIIRLANEQVSAIGILGDVREENAAFLKFSKHFRRHGLPVPEIYEQDLDHGAYLEEDLGNVTLFEFLSENRNGEDIAPLAVEAYRKVIAILPRFQIEAGRDLNYKYCYPRNSFDRQSISWDLNYFKYYFLRLAGIPFSEQALEDDFNRLTKFLLTAGRDYFLYRDYQSRNVMLRNEDPYFLDYQGGRKGALQYDVASLLYDAKADLPPALRQELLDYYLEVLSGFVKVDRESFVQLYYGYVYVRIMQALGAYGFRGFYERKAHFLQSVPYALKNIRWLLHNVKLPIELPTLLEAFRSMLGSEKLLSLASEANTLTVRVYSFSFHEGMPKDESGNGGGFVFDARSIPNPGREERFKHLTGKDAPVIDYLNQLESVHQYLANVMSLVDSTVASYQRRGFKHLMVSFGCTGGQHRSVYFAEQLAKHLENRSGVEVVVRHPVLEAIGQ, from the coding sequence ATGGACGTCCTCAAACAGCTATTTGAGCAACATTTTCATTCTCCTGCCGAGCGCGTACAGCCATTGCAAGGTCAACTCGGCGGTTCCGGACGGAAGATCATCCGGTTGGCCAACGAGCAGGTCAGTGCCATCGGCATTCTCGGCGACGTGCGCGAAGAAAATGCCGCCTTCCTCAAATTCTCCAAACACTTCCGGCGGCACGGCCTTCCCGTGCCGGAGATCTATGAACAGGATCTCGATCACGGCGCTTACCTGGAAGAGGATTTGGGGAACGTCACGTTGTTCGAGTTCCTATCGGAAAACCGGAACGGCGAGGATATCGCTCCGCTCGCGGTCGAAGCATATCGCAAAGTAATTGCGATCCTCCCCCGATTCCAGATCGAGGCTGGTCGCGACTTGAATTACAAGTACTGCTACCCGCGAAACAGCTTTGATAGGCAATCGATTTCGTGGGACCTGAACTACTTTAAGTATTATTTCCTGCGCCTCGCAGGGATTCCCTTCAGCGAGCAGGCGCTGGAAGACGATTTCAATCGGTTGACGAAGTTTTTGCTCACCGCTGGTCGCGACTATTTTCTCTATCGCGACTATCAGTCGCGGAACGTAATGCTGCGCAACGAAGATCCGTATTTCCTCGACTACCAGGGCGGGCGCAAAGGTGCGCTGCAATACGATGTCGCGTCATTGTTATATGACGCAAAGGCCGACCTTCCACCCGCGTTACGGCAGGAACTGTTGGACTACTACCTCGAAGTGCTTTCCGGATTCGTGAAAGTCGACCGGGAGAGCTTTGTTCAACTCTATTACGGGTACGTCTACGTTCGCATCATGCAGGCGCTCGGTGCGTACGGATTCCGCGGGTTCTACGAACGGAAGGCGCACTTCCTCCAGAGCGTCCCTTATGCCCTGAAGAATATTCGCTGGCTGTTGCACAACGTCAAGTTGCCGATTGAGTTGCCTACGTTGCTGGAAGCGTTCCGCAGCATGCTGGGCTCGGAGAAACTGCTGAGCTTGGCGTCCGAGGCGAACACGCTGACGGTTCGCGTGTACAGCTTCTCCTTCCACGAGGGGATGCCAAAGGACGAATCAGGCAATGGTGGCGGCTTTGTTTTCGACGCGCGCAGTATCCCGAATCCCGGCCGGGAGGAGCGCTTTAAGCACCTGACCGGGAAAGACGCACCTGTTATCGATTATCTGAATCAGCTCGAAAGCGTGCACCAGTATCTCGCGAACGTGATGTCGCTGGTCGATTCTACGGTTGCCAGCTATCAGCGGCGAGGCTTCAAGCACTTGATGGTGTCGTTCGGTTGCACCGGTGGGCAGCATCGGTCGGTGTACTTCGCGGAACAACTGGCGAAACATCTCGAGAACCGGAGCGGCGTGGAGGTGGTTGTTCGGCACCCTGTGCTGGAGGCCATCGGCCAATGA
- a CDS encoding nucleotidyltransferase family protein, translating into MKAMVLAAGLGTRLRPLTNDRPKALVEICGKTLLEITLARLREFGIREVIVNAHHFADILIEYLKAHDNFGMAIEVSREEVLLDTGGGLKNAASFFRGSDEPFVLHNVDVLSTIDMNRMIEIHREHGALSTLAVQHRKTSRYLLFDNDLRLCGRRIGGDEEVVRTAPQVEALAFCGIHVLSPRIFGLMKEEGAFSIIDAYLRLAAKGENIRGFRADEYYWRDLGKPENIAQAERDIRQNIVPG; encoded by the coding sequence ATGAAGGCCATGGTGCTCGCGGCGGGGCTCGGTACGCGGTTGCGGCCGCTGACTAATGATCGTCCTAAGGCACTCGTCGAGATCTGCGGGAAAACCCTGCTGGAAATCACGCTGGCGCGGTTGCGCGAGTTTGGCATTCGTGAGGTCATCGTCAACGCGCATCACTTCGCAGACATACTCATCGAGTATCTGAAGGCGCATGACAACTTCGGGATGGCGATCGAGGTCTCGCGCGAAGAAGTACTACTCGATACGGGCGGTGGATTGAAGAACGCTGCGTCTTTCTTTCGAGGCTCGGACGAACCGTTCGTGCTTCATAACGTCGATGTTCTCAGTACGATCGACATGAATCGCATGATTGAAATTCATCGCGAGCACGGAGCCCTTTCAACACTCGCGGTGCAGCACCGGAAGACCTCACGGTACCTGCTATTCGACAATGATCTACGCCTTTGCGGGCGGCGAATCGGCGGTGACGAGGAAGTCGTACGAACGGCGCCGCAAGTCGAAGCGCTTGCGTTTTGCGGAATTCACGTTCTTTCTCCGCGAATCTTTGGGTTGATGAAAGAGGAAGGAGCATTCTCGATTATCGATGCCTATCTGCGACTCGCGGCGAAAGGAGAGAACATCCGGGGCTTTCGAGCGGACGAATACTACTGGCGCGATCTGGGGAAGCCAGAAAACATCGCACAGGCCGAACGGGACATCCGGCAAAACATTGTTCCGGGCTGA
- a CDS encoding FAD/NAD(P)-binding oxidoreductase produces MARALVLGAGISGHTCAAFLRKWLGKSDEVTVVSPLPTYNWIPSNIWVGVGLIKREQVLFPLAPVYENKQIIFKQAKALSIHPEGTSENPAPFVEIEWTLPSRKSEREFVYYDFLVNATGPKLKFEATEGLGPGKNSYSVCTADHASETAQAFLHLVEQMKKGERKRFIVGTGHGSCTCEGAAFEYVVNLEFELRARGVRDKAEIVYLSNEYELGDFGMDGIFIRRSGYITPSKIFTESLFAERGISWITRAHVAQVEKNRLHYETLEGEQRDQDFDFAMLLPPFSGVGLKAFDRQGNELTADVFAPSGFMKVDADYTPKPYLEWRARDWPRFYVNPKYSNIFATGIAFAPPHPVSRPHIGRNGTPIFAAPPRTGMPSAMIGKAVAHSIADIVHGSPEPTHTACMAEIGAACVASAGANPFTGTAASMTVFPIVPDFEKYPQYGRDLNYTSGEIGLAGHWIKIILHHMFLYKAHLRPGWSLIPE; encoded by the coding sequence ATGGCACGCGCACTGGTCCTTGGCGCAGGTATTTCAGGTCATACCTGCGCAGCGTTCCTCCGAAAATGGCTGGGCAAGAGCGACGAAGTCACCGTTGTGTCGCCTCTCCCGACCTACAACTGGATTCCTTCAAATATCTGGGTTGGTGTTGGACTGATAAAGCGCGAGCAAGTTCTCTTTCCGCTCGCCCCCGTTTACGAAAACAAGCAAATCATTTTCAAACAGGCAAAGGCTCTTTCCATCCATCCCGAAGGGACCAGCGAGAATCCGGCGCCGTTCGTTGAAATCGAGTGGACCTTACCCTCCCGCAAGAGCGAGCGAGAGTTCGTTTATTACGACTTTCTCGTCAACGCAACTGGACCAAAGCTGAAGTTCGAAGCGACGGAAGGTCTCGGCCCGGGCAAGAACAGTTATTCCGTGTGCACCGCAGATCACGCCTCCGAGACGGCTCAAGCATTCCTGCACCTCGTTGAGCAGATGAAGAAGGGCGAACGCAAGCGGTTCATCGTCGGCACTGGACACGGGAGTTGCACTTGCGAAGGAGCCGCGTTTGAGTACGTCGTGAATCTTGAATTCGAACTGCGCGCCCGCGGAGTTCGTGATAAAGCCGAGATAGTCTATCTCTCAAACGAATACGAACTCGGCGATTTTGGCATGGATGGTATTTTCATCCGACGATCGGGGTACATAACGCCCAGCAAGATCTTCACCGAATCGCTGTTCGCGGAACGCGGCATCTCGTGGATCACCCGCGCGCACGTGGCACAGGTAGAGAAGAACCGCTTGCATTACGAAACGCTGGAGGGCGAACAGCGCGACCAGGACTTTGATTTCGCCATGCTCCTTCCGCCGTTCTCCGGCGTCGGTTTGAAAGCCTTCGATCGTCAAGGAAACGAGCTTACGGCTGACGTGTTCGCTCCCAGCGGCTTCATGAAGGTCGATGCTGACTACACTCCGAAACCTTACTTGGAGTGGCGTGCTCGCGATTGGCCGCGGTTCTATGTCAATCCGAAGTATTCCAACATCTTCGCGACCGGCATCGCTTTTGCACCTCCGCATCCGGTATCGCGTCCACATATCGGCCGAAACGGAACCCCGATCTTCGCGGCGCCTCCACGAACAGGCATGCCCTCGGCGATGATCGGCAAAGCCGTGGCCCACAGTATCGCCGACATCGTTCATGGCAGCCCCGAACCCACGCACACGGCATGCATGGCCGAGATTGGTGCCGCATGTGTGGCATCGGCCGGCGCCAATCCGTTTACCGGCACTGCCGCCTCGATGACGGTCTTCCCGATCGTTCCGGATTTTGAAAAGTATCCGCAGTACGGACGCGACCTGAATTACACGTCCGGCGAGATCGGACTTGCCGGACACTGGATCAAGATCATCTTGCACCATATGTTCTTGTACAAGGCACACCTGCGGCCCGGGTGGTCGCTGATACCGGAGTAG